The genome window CAGCTTTCATCGAGGGGGCCATAAGGAGCAGCCCCAACCCGGGTCTCACGTAATGGGTTCTGCCCAGAGGCATTCCGGCAGACCTTGCTGGAGAGTTCTTCCGAGTCTCCGGTCAGGACGGCAGCATATCAAGCACTTGACTTTATGGGTCTGCAGATGGCCAGGGTGTCGTGCGTGGAAGGGCGTTCGTATGAACGGCATCATCCTTCTGGCGTTGACCCCAGTTTCGCAAGTGGTCGTGTACCCAGCGGACCTTTTCAGTCCATACCTTTTGGTAGCCAGAGGGTATCGTCACGCCCCTGGCCACCGGAGAATGATGTTCTTCTGACTACGGCCAGGTGCACGTGAGCTGGCAAATTGCCATTTGTGATAAGCTTTTATTGGAGAAAAAAATGGCAACAAAGTCAAATTCGCGTGTTCAGACCCTGATCCGTCACGCTCTGGAGGAACAGGCCGCGCGCGGGCATCAAGGAGATCTGCCAGAAGGAAAAGTCACCCTGCGCCTGCAGGCCATCGACGTGTACTGGCTCGCGCAACTTGCCGAACTCATGCATGCCAGCCGCACCCGCGCCGCTTCCCAACTGCTGTCTGCCGCCATCCGTGACGCCGCCCAGGCGGCCGGGCTGCCCACCGAAGGCGAACACTTCCAGACCACCTTCCAGGCCTTTTTGAAGGAGGAATTCCCACACGAGACCTCGCCTCCCTCTGACGCCTGATTGGAGGCCGCATGCCGCACCACACGGAGCTGATTTCCGCGCTTGCCATTGGCCTCACGCTCGCTTTCTTCGGCGGCCTGCTCGCCACCCGCCTGCGCCTGCCCCCCCTGATCGGCTACCTCTTGGCGGGCATGGCCGTCGGTCCTTTTACGCCCGGCTACGTGGCCGACGCCAGTATCGCTGCCCAGCTGTCCGAGATCGGCGTGATGCTCCTGATGTTCGGCGTCGGCCTGCACTTCTCCATCAGCGATTTGCTCGCCGTGCGCCGCATAGCCGTTCCTGGCGCGATGCTCCGGATTGTGCTGATCACCCTGCTCGGTGCTGGCGTCTCCCAGCTGTGGGGATGGTCACTGGGGGAGGGTCTGGTGTTCGGCCTGGCGCTGTCGGTGGCCAGCACCGTGGTGCTGCTGCGCGCGCTGGAAGAACGAGGAACGCTCGATACCACCAACGGAAAGATCGCGGTGGGCTGGCTGGTCGTCGAGGACCTCGTCATGGTACTGGCCCTGGTGCTTCTGCCCGCCCTGGCGCCGCTGCTCGGTGGCGGTGAGGGAGAGCTGGACCTGCGGACACTGGGCTTTTCGTTGCTTCTCACCCTGGCCAAGATGTTCCTGTTTGTGGTGGTCATGATGCTGGCGGGAAGGCGCTTCATTCCGTGGATGCTCGCTCGCGTGGCCCGGATCGGCTCCCGGGAACTGTTCACGCTCGCGGTGCTGGGCACCGCTCTCGGGATCGCTTATGTGGCCGGTGCGCTGTTCGGGGTATCGTTTGCGCTGGGGGCGTTCCTGGCCGGTGTCGTCGCCAGCGAAAGCAAGTTCAGCCATCAGGTGGCGGAAGACGCCCTGCCATTTCAGGACGCCTTCGCGGTGCTGTTCTTCGTGTCGGTAGGCATGCTGTTTAACCCGGCCATCCTTCTTCAGGCACCGCTGCTCGTGATGGCCACTGCGCTGCTGATCATCGTGGCCAAGACACTGGTGGCCTTTATCACTATGCGCCTCCTGCGGGCCTCCTTCACGACTGCCCTGACAGTCGCCATTTCACTGGCGCAGATCGGCGAATTCTCGTTTATTCTGGCGACGCTGGGCCGCGACCTCGACCTGCTGAGTGAGCAGGGACAGAATCTGATCCTGGCCGGCGCGATTGTCTCCATCATCCTGAACCCGTTCCTGTTCCGCCTGATTCCAGTGATTGAGCAATGGCAGCGGCACCGCACCCCTCAGGATGCGCCCGAGAGCCGCACGCCTGTCGGTCTGACGCGTCATGCAGTGCTGATCGGGTACGGCCGGGTCGGGCGCATGATTGCCCAGACGCTCCAGGCAAAAAACGTGCCGTTCGTGGTGGTCGAGCAGGACGAACGGCGCATTGACGAACTACGTGCGTCGCACATTCCTGCCATCTACGGGGACGCTGCGCGGACGTCGGTGCTCCGGCAGGCTGGGCTCGGTGAGGCCAGCGTGGTGGTCATCGCGACCCCGGATGCCATTCAGGCACAGCTGATCGTGGAGCATGTGCGCCGTGTGAACCCGGCGGTGTACGTCACAGCCCGGAGTCACGACGAGCACACGCAGCAGGCACTGCAGGATCTGGGAGCAAGTGATGTCCTGTACGGGGAGTACGAACTGGGGCTCGCCATGGGCAACCACGTGCTGACAGCCCTTCGGCTGACTCATAACGGCGCGGGTCCCTAAGGCGAATCCAGCCTCTGACTTGTGCTTCCCTGTTTGTGACCCAGCCCGGGTTTTCGAAATTCCCAGGACCCCAGGTTGTTTTTGCAGCAGAGCGATTTATTCTGAGCCGCCTGATGCTTCTGTGGCCTGGACCGGCCGGCGGGTTCCGGACAGTAGTGGGGCGGGTGGTAGTCTGCGGGCCCCCGTCCGCAGCATCTGCTTCCCACACATCCCCTTTTCCCAGGAGATCTTTTGCCCCCTCTGACCTCCCGTCACCTGCGCACGACTGGTGCAGAAGGCCCATTCATAATGGTCCGCATACCCTCGCCTGACAGCGACTTTGCCGCTGCCCACGTCAAGCATCGTGTGGATGCGCCCTCCCATCGCGCCAGCGATGGGGTCAGGGGTCCATGCTGATCCTCGATGCCCGGCAGGTCAGACACCGGGCCACGTATGGGGCTGTGGCCGAGGCCATCGCGGATCTCCTGCGTTCCGATGTGCTCCCGGTCGCTCCCCCACGACAGGTACTCCCCCTGCCGTCGGACGGCGCCCTGCTGGTGATGCCCGTTGCCGATCAACACTGCGCTGTCGTCAAGACCGTCACGGTGCACCTGGAGAACGCGCGCTCTGGCCAGCCGGTGGTCCAGGGTCAGGTTCTTGTCCTCGACGCTCGGTCGGGAGAGCCTCTGGCGGTGATGGATGGTCCAGCCATCACGGCCCTGCGTACCGCCGCTCTGAGCCTGCTCGCCGCCCAGACGTGGGGCGTTTCCGAGGGACCACTGCTGATGATCGGGGCTGGCCAGCAGGCCCGGGCGCATCTGGAAGCCCTGACTGAGGCCGGCCCACCGCGCGAAGTCTGGTGCAGCTCAACTCGCCCTGAAAGCACGCGTGCCCTTGTTACCTGGGGGAAAGAACGTGGGCTCCGGATCAGGGCCGCCGCCAACCTGGAGCAGGCGGTGCGGGAGGCCGCGGTTATCGTGACCGCGACGACCAGCGTGTCTCCAGTCATGCCGGACCTGATACGTGATGACGTGCTGATCCTGGCCGTGGGCGCGTTCAGGCCCGACATGCAGGAGATTCCGTCAAGTCTGGTCGAGCGGGCAGGCATCGTGGTGGATGACCTGATAGGTGCGCGGCACGAGGCAGGCGA of Deinococcus malanensis contains these proteins:
- a CDS encoding delta(1)-pyrroline-2-carboxylate reductase family protein — its product is MLILDARQVRHRATYGAVAEAIADLLRSDVLPVAPPRQVLPLPSDGALLVMPVADQHCAVVKTVTVHLENARSGQPVVQGQVLVLDARSGEPLAVMDGPAITALRTAALSLLAAQTWGVSEGPLLMIGAGQQARAHLEALTEAGPPREVWCSSTRPESTRALVTWGKERGLRIRAAANLEQAVREAAVIVTATTSVSPVMPDLIRDDVLILAVGAFRPDMQEIPSSLVERAGIVVDDLIGARHEAGDLLQARVEWDAVLTLRDLLGGAVPRQGPRLFKSVGHAFWDLAAAKLCLTPSEDKSV
- the ybaL gene encoding YbaL family putative K(+) efflux transporter: MPHHTELISALAIGLTLAFFGGLLATRLRLPPLIGYLLAGMAVGPFTPGYVADASIAAQLSEIGVMLLMFGVGLHFSISDLLAVRRIAVPGAMLRIVLITLLGAGVSQLWGWSLGEGLVFGLALSVASTVVLLRALEERGTLDTTNGKIAVGWLVVEDLVMVLALVLLPALAPLLGGGEGELDLRTLGFSLLLTLAKMFLFVVVMMLAGRRFIPWMLARVARIGSRELFTLAVLGTALGIAYVAGALFGVSFALGAFLAGVVASESKFSHQVAEDALPFQDAFAVLFFVSVGMLFNPAILLQAPLLVMATALLIIVAKTLVAFITMRLLRASFTTALTVAISLAQIGEFSFILATLGRDLDLLSEQGQNLILAGAIVSIILNPFLFRLIPVIEQWQRHRTPQDAPESRTPVGLTRHAVLIGYGRVGRMIAQTLQAKNVPFVVVEQDERRIDELRASHIPAIYGDAARTSVLRQAGLGEASVVVIATPDAIQAQLIVEHVRRVNPAVYVTARSHDEHTQQALQDLGASDVLYGEYELGLAMGNHVLTALRLTHNGAGP